A single Pan troglodytes isolate AG18354 chromosome 19, NHGRI_mPanTro3-v2.0_pri, whole genome shotgun sequence DNA region contains:
- the SPPL2C gene encoding signal peptide peptidase-like 2C, with protein MACLGFLLPVGFLLLISTVAGGKYGVAHVVSENWSKDYCILLSSDYITLPRDLHHAPLLPLYDGTKAPWCPGEDSPHQAQLRSPSQRPLRQTTAMVMRGNCSFHTKGWLAQGQGAHGLLIVSRVSDQQCSDTTLAPQDPRQPLADLTIPVAMLHYADMLDILSHTRGEAVVRVAMYAPPEPIIDYNMLVIFILAVGTVAAGGYWAGLTEANRLQRRRARRGGGPGGHHQLQEAAAAEGAQKEDNEDIPVDFTPAMTGVVVTLSCSLMLLLYFFYDHFVYVTIGIFGLGAGIGLYSCLSPLVCRLSLRQYQRPPHSLWASLPLPLLLLASLCTTVIIFWVAYRNEDRWAWLLQDTLGISYCLFVLHRVRLPTLKNCSSFLLALLAFDVFFVFVTPFFTKTGESIMAQVALGPADSSSHERLPMVLKVPRLRVSALTLCSQPFSILGFGDIVVPGFLVAYCCRFDVQVCSRQVYFVACTVAYAVGLLVTFMAMVLMQMGQPALLYLVSSTLLTSLAVAACRQELSLFWTGQGRAKMCGLGCAPSAGSRQKQEGAADAHTASTLERGTSRGAGDLDSNPGEDTTEIVTISENEATNPEDRSDSCEGWSDAHLDPNELPFIPPGASEELMPLMPMAMLIPLMPLMPPPSELGHVHAQAQAHETGLPWVGLHKRKGLKVRKSMSTQAPL; from the coding sequence ATGGCGTGCCTGGGCTTCCTCCTCCCCGTgggcttcctcctcctcatcagcACCGTGGCCGGGGGAAAGTACGGCGTGGCCCACGTGGTGTCGGAGAATTGGAGCAAGGACTACTGTATCCTGCTCAGCTCCGACTACATCACCCTCCCCCGGGATCTGCACCACGCCCCACTCCTGCCCCTGTATGACGGCACCAAGGCACCCTGGTGCCCGGGTGAGGATTCcccccaccaggcccagctccgCTCCCCCAGCCAGCGGCCCCTCCGCCAGACCACTGCCATGGTCATGAGGGGTAACTGCAGCTTCCACACGAAAGGCTGGCTGGCTCAGGGCCAAGGTGCCCACGGGCTGCTCATCGTGAGCCGGGTCAGTGACCAACAGTGCTCAGACACCACCCTGGCACCCCAGGATCCCCGCCAGCCCCTGGCAGACCTCACCATCCCTGTGGCTATGCTCCACTATGCTGACATGCTGGACATCCTCAGCCACACTCGTGGGGAGGCCGTCGTCCGCGTGGCCATGTATGCACCCCCAGAGCCCATCATCGACTACAACATGCTGGTCATCTTCATCCTGgctgtgggcacagtggctgcaGGTGGCTACTGGGCCGGCCTGACCGAAGCCAACCGGCTACAGCGGCGCCGTGCCCGAAGAGGAGGGGGGCCTGGTGGTCACCATCAGCTGcaggaagcagcagcagctgagGGAGCCCAGAAGGAAGATAATGAGGACATCCCAGTGGACTTCACGCCGGCCATGACAGGCGTGGTGGTCACCCTGTCCTGCTCGCTCATGCTGCTGCTCTACTTCTTCTATGACCACTTTGTCTATGTCACCATTGGGATCTTTGGCCTGGGTGCTGGCATTGGCCTCTACAGCTGCCTGTCACCCCTGGTGTGCCGCCTGTCCCTGCGGCAATACCAGAGGCCTCCGCACAGCCTCTGGGCCTCTCTGCCGCTGCCTCTGCTGTTGCTCGCGAGCCTGTGCACAACCGTGATCATCTTCTGGGTGGCCTACCGCAATGAGGACCGCTGGGCGTGGCTCCTGCAGGACACACTGGGCATTTCCTACTGCCTGTTCGTCCTGCACCGTGTGCGGCTGCCCACTCTCAAGAACTGCTCCTCCTTCCTGCTGGCCCTGCTGGCCTTTGATGTCTTCTTTGTCTTCGTCACCCCCTTCTTCACCAAAACTGGTGAGAGCATCATGGCGCAGGTTGCCTTGGGCCCTGCAGATTCTTCAAGCCATGAGAGGCTGCCCATGGTACTCAAAGTGCCCCGGCTAAGAGTCTCCGCCTTGACCCTGTGCAGCCAGCCCTTCTCCATCCTTGGCTTCGGTGACATCGTGGTCCCCGGCTTCCTGGTTGCTTACTGTTGCCGCTTTGATGTGCAAGTCTGCTCCCGTCAGGTCTACTTCGTGGCCTGCACCGTGGCCTATGCTGTGGGCCTGCTGGTCACATTCATGGCCATGGTCCTCATGCAGATGGGCCAACCTGCCTTGCTCTACCTAGTGTCCAGCACCCTGCTCACCAGCCTGGCTGTGGCTGCCTGCCGCCAAGAGCTCAGCCTCTTCTGGACTGGCCAGGGCAGAGCTAAGATGTGTGGGCTCGGCTGTGCCCCTTCGGCTGGCTCTAGGCAGAAGCAGGAGGGCGCAGCAGACGCCCACACAGCCAGCACACTTGAGAGAGGCACCAGCCGAGGAGCAGGGGACTTAGACAGCAACCCTGGAGAAGACACCACTGAGATTGTCACCATATCTGAGAATGAAGCCACCAATCCAGAGGACCGCAGTGATAGCTGCGAGGGCTGGAGTGACGCCCACTTGGATCCTAATGAGCTGCCCTTCATCCCCCCTGGGGCCTCGGAGGAGCTGATGCCACTGATGCCAATGGCCATGCTGATCCCACTCATGCCCCTGATGCCCCCGCCCTCAGAGCTGGGCCACGTCcatgcccaggcccaggcccacgAGACTGGCCTGCCCTGGGTGGGACTCCACAAGAGGAAGGGTTTGAAAGTAAGAAAGAGCATGTCGACCCAGGCTCCCTTGTGA
- the CRHR1 gene encoding corticotropin-releasing factor receptor 1 isoform X5, with product MSPEVHQSNVGWCRLVTAAYNYFHVTNFFWMFGEGCYLHTAIVLTYSTDRLRKWMFICIGWGVPFPIIVAWAIGKLYYDNEKCWFGKRPGVYTDYIYQGPMILVLLINFIFLFNIVRILMTKLRASTTSETIQYRKAVKATLVLLPLLGITYMLFFVNPGEDEVSRVVFIYFNSFLESFQGFFVSVFYCFLNSEVRSAIRKRWHRWQDKHSIRARVARAMSIPTSPTRVSFHSIKQSTAV from the exons ATGAGCCCCGAGGTCCACCAGAGCAACGTG gGCTGGTGCAGGTTGGTGACAGCCGCCTACAACTACTTCCATGTGACCAACTTCTTCTGGATGTTCGGCGAGGGCTGCTACCTGCACACAGCCATCGTGCTCACCTACTCCACCGACCGGCTGCGCAAATGGATGTTCATCTGCATTGGCTGGG GTGTGCCCTTCCCCATCATTGTGGCCTGGGCCATTGGGAAGCTGTACTACGACAATGAGAA GTGCTGGTTTGGCAAAAGGCCTGGGGTGTACACCGACTACATCTACCAGGGCCCCATGATCCTGGTCCTGCTG ATCAATTTCATCTTCCTTTTCAACATCGTCCGCATCCTCATGACCAAGCTCCGGGCATCCACCACGTCTGAGACCATTCAGTACAG GAAGGCTGTGAAAGCCACTCTGGTGCTGCTGCCCCTCCTGGGCATCACCTACATGCTGTTCTTCGTCAATCCCGGGGAGGATGAGGTCTCCCGGGTCGTCTTCATCTACTTCAACTCCTTCCTGGAATCCTTCCAG ggcttctttgtgtctgtgttctaCTGTTTCCTCAATAGTGAG GTCCGTTCTGCCATCCGGAAGAGGTGGCACCGGTGGCAGGACAAGCACTCGATCCGTGCCCGAGTGGCCCGCGCCATgtccatccccacctccccaaccCGTGTCAGCTTTCACAGCATCAAGCAGTCCACAGCAGTCTGA